One bacterium genomic region harbors:
- a CDS encoding MATE family efflux transporter has protein sequence MGHLKKHIISTFQLAYPVIIGQLGIIMMGVVDSLMVGKLGAAPLAAASLGNGTAFIIIIIGIGLSYAVTPLVAIAVGAGKFEECGIYFRQSLLVNSIASIIIALFIYFASDLLQYLNQPKEVQKQAVSYMRIIGLSSIPLLLFQSYKQFIEGLSVMRPAMIITLLANLVNIFANWVMIYGNLGFPALGLDGAGWATFASRLFMSLALMGFVMNNKYFKQFDVSFHYRSINWPVIKKILSLGLPSGFQYFFEVGAFSFAVVMVGWLGTNQQAAHQIAISLASISFMAVLGISVAGSIRVGNFVGKKDIGETRRAGFTASMLGASIMLVSGLIFIIFRNFLPTLYVNDEVVISYASSLLIIAALFQLSDGIQAVGIGILRGLTDVKIPTAITFIAYWIVGLPVGYLLGFNFELGVQGVWIGLLMGLTTSAILLTLRFNSRSKYIITV, from the coding sequence ATGGGTCATCTTAAAAAACATATTATAAGCACATTCCAGCTTGCATATCCGGTTATAATAGGTCAGCTTGGAATAATTATGATGGGTGTTGTCGATAGCCTTATGGTAGGGAAGCTAGGTGCGGCTCCTCTTGCCGCTGCTTCCTTAGGTAATGGCACTGCATTTATTATAATAATAATCGGTATCGGTCTATCATATGCTGTAACACCGCTGGTTGCAATTGCGGTTGGTGCTGGAAAATTTGAAGAATGTGGTATATACTTCAGGCAATCGCTTCTTGTAAACAGCATTGCTTCAATAATCATTGCATTATTTATTTACTTTGCTTCAGACCTTCTCCAATATCTCAATCAACCAAAAGAAGTGCAAAAGCAGGCAGTTTCTTATATGAGAATTATCGGACTGAGTTCAATTCCACTTTTACTATTCCAATCCTACAAACAGTTTATAGAAGGTTTATCTGTTATGCGTCCTGCAATGATCATCACGTTGCTGGCAAATCTCGTTAATATTTTTGCCAACTGGGTGATGATTTATGGCAATCTTGGATTTCCTGCTCTCGGACTTGATGGTGCAGGATGGGCAACCTTTGCATCAAGATTATTTATGTCTCTGGCTTTAATGGGTTTTGTAATGAACAATAAATATTTCAAACAATTTGATGTTTCCTTCCATTACAGAAGCATTAACTGGCCCGTTATTAAAAAAATTCTTTCACTTGGATTACCCAGCGGCTTCCAGTATTTCTTTGAGGTTGGTGCATTTTCATTTGCTGTTGTTATGGTTGGCTGGCTTGGAACAAATCAGCAAGCAGCTCACCAGATTGCAATCAGTCTTGCCTCTATTTCATTTATGGCAGTTTTAGGAATTTCAGTAGCAGGTTCAATTAGAGTAGGGAATTTTGTTGGAAAGAAAGATATCGGAGAAACCCGACGGGCAGGTTTTACTGCTTCAATGCTTGGTGCCTCGATTATGCTTGTGTCAGGTTTAATCTTCATCATATTCAGAAACTTTCTTCCAACTTTGTATGTAAATGACGAAGTTGTAATTTCATATGCTTCATCACTGTTAATCATTGCTGCACTTTTTCAACTTTCGGATGGAATTCAAGCGGTTGGTATCGGTATTCTTCGCGGGTTGACTGATGTTAAAATCCCGACTGCAATAACATTCATTGCGTACTGGATTGTTGGACTTCCTGTAGGTTATCTTCTTGGATTCAATTTTGAACTTGGTGTTCAGGGTGTCTGGATAGGTCTGCTGATGGGTCTAACTACTTCAGCAATTTTACTAACGCTTCGATTCAATTCACGAAGCAAATACATTATTACTGTTTAA